One Deltaproteobacteria bacterium genomic region harbors:
- the ettA gene encoding energy-dependent translational throttle protein EttA: MAEFIFSLSDVGKVTPRGRTVLSKINLSFFPGAKIGVLGLNGSGKSTLLRIIAGVDKEHLGEMIPAKEIRIGYLEQEPVLDPEKTVRENIDEGVAPIRSLLLEFDAVNQKFAEEMTADEMDALLQKQADLQDKIEAAGAWELDHEIDVAMDALRVPEGDSPVTNLSGGERRRVALCRLVLSKPDMILLDEPTNHLDTESVAWLEHYLREYPGTVIAVTHDRYFLDNVAEWILELDAGKGIPYKGNYTGWLEQKQERMELEGRREQGRQKALARELDWVRSSQKARQAKGKARLKQYESLLEEAPKERLQAGTIYIPPGERLGSSVIKAENISKSYDGRILFQDLNFDIPPGATIGVIGANGVGKSTLFRIITGQEEPDSGTVTRGETVQLSYVDQSRDSLDGERTVWQEISNEAEVVELGRREVSSRAYCSWFNFKGENQQMKVGELSGGERNRVHMAKLMKAGGNVLLLDEPTNDLDVDTLRALEEALSEFGGCTVIISHDRWFLDRLATHILAFEGDSHVEWFEGNYAEYEADRKRR; this comes from the coding sequence ATGGCAGAATTCATCTTTTCATTGAGTGATGTGGGCAAGGTTACGCCGCGTGGACGCACGGTATTGTCTAAAATCAATTTGTCCTTCTTTCCTGGCGCGAAGATTGGCGTCTTGGGATTGAACGGCTCAGGCAAGAGTACGCTGCTACGTATTATCGCCGGTGTGGATAAAGAACACCTTGGTGAGATGATCCCGGCGAAAGAGATTCGAATCGGCTACCTCGAACAGGAGCCCGTGCTCGATCCTGAAAAAACTGTTCGCGAAAATATCGACGAGGGCGTCGCTCCCATCCGAAGCCTCCTCTTAGAATTCGATGCCGTGAACCAAAAGTTTGCGGAAGAGATGACGGCGGATGAAATGGACGCGCTTCTTCAAAAACAAGCCGACCTTCAAGACAAAATTGAGGCAGCCGGTGCCTGGGAACTCGATCACGAGATCGATGTTGCCATGGATGCGCTTCGTGTTCCCGAGGGTGACTCACCGGTCACCAACCTTAGCGGTGGCGAAAGACGGCGTGTGGCGCTTTGCCGCTTGGTTCTTTCTAAGCCCGACATGATTTTGTTGGATGAGCCAACGAACCACCTCGACACCGAAAGCGTTGCCTGGTTAGAGCATTACCTTCGTGAATATCCTGGCACCGTTATCGCGGTAACTCACGACCGGTATTTTCTCGACAATGTCGCTGAGTGGATTCTAGAACTCGATGCAGGCAAGGGGATTCCATACAAGGGGAATTACACGGGCTGGCTTGAACAGAAGCAAGAGCGGATGGAGCTAGAAGGCCGCCGTGAGCAAGGCCGCCAAAAGGCGCTTGCACGTGAACTCGATTGGGTTCGGTCGTCTCAAAAAGCAAGGCAGGCGAAAGGTAAGGCACGTCTGAAGCAATATGAGAGCCTTTTAGAGGAGGCACCCAAGGAACGACTTCAAGCGGGCACCATTTATATCCCTCCGGGTGAGCGATTGGGCTCCAGTGTCATTAAGGCAGAGAACATCTCGAAGTCTTACGATGGAAGAATTCTTTTCCAGGACCTTAATTTCGATATTCCCCCGGGTGCGACCATTGGAGTGATTGGCGCCAACGGCGTCGGTAAGTCGACTCTCTTTAGAATCATCACCGGTCAAGAAGAACCCGACTCGGGCACCGTCACCCGTGGTGAAACCGTTCAGCTTTCATACGTCGATCAAAGCCGCGATTCTCTCGATGGTGAGCGTACCGTTTGGCAAGAAATCTCCAATGAGGCTGAAGTGGTTGAGCTGGGACGGCGTGAGGTGTCTTCACGTGCCTATTGCAGCTGGTTCAACTTCAAGGGCGAGAATCAGCAGATGAAGGTTGGTGAGCTTTCAGGTGGTGAGCGCAACCGTGTGCACATGGCCAAGCTCATGAAGGCCGGCGGCAACGTATTACTCCTGGATGAGCCGACAAACGATTTGGATGTCGATACATTGCGGGCCCTCGAAGAAGCCCTCTCTGAATTTGGCGGCTGCACTGTTATTATTAGCCACGACCGATGGTTCCTG